One genomic region from Daphnia magna isolate NIES linkage group LG10, ASM2063170v1.1, whole genome shotgun sequence encodes:
- the LOC116931855 gene encoding voltage-dependent T-type calcium channel subunit alpha-1G isoform X2 has protein sequence MDRRVGDEVDEGVGRGELDKSPVITTKNRPSSPTSLLPPLQRRPSTPTTPIACPAHDPLAACPVVDDMVHQSTTDNQVEHQQQQREATRTPLPSTPSVLVECSPTTPPPADEDDVVYYSGYHSEEVDEDLEDLEEEQEEDDDDEVVEEEEEEEEEEEDEEEEEDQVDGHDEEEDDDGLPYPGFIPVTLGFMTQYSQPRNLCLRMITNPWFERISMAVIFFNCVTLGMYQPCIDQVCNTNRCRILQMLDDFIFAFFALEMSIKMIAMGVYGKGTYLAETWNRLDCFIVIAGAVEYCLDMENMNLSAIRTIRVLRPLRAINRIPSMRILVMLLLDTLPMLGNVLLLCFFVFFIFGIVGVQLWAGILRQRCYLDLPKGIVPPATFTTIDRTLPIFYKPKTHYRPLSSYYKVQETEKDYICSLAKDSGMHTCASLPHTKSDGRVCNDSVVPGIPVGMDGLSVNGSCINWNQYYTDCRAGEKNPFQGAISFDNIGLAWVAIFLVISLEGWTDIMYYVQDAHSFWDWVYFVLLIVIGSFFMINLCLVVIATQFSETKKREMERMRLERARYQSTSTLASTSASESTSCYRQIIKYIAHLWRRSKRRILRRYRAYRSRKKLQQQQQQLDHPQYGKQQSATHSLSLRTRRKQQRRRKRRRRRSRHPHPECPKHGAQQQEQQQQHQHQLQRNSQCSSSYRVPSVSSQVALRINDGPASPLDSPVPILSNARRASVAVSIDHHHQRSSPFLSPRGSLAMADDSSDSSQLLTPRTPRRRRSSVMFSDVVVAHGMSNSVADVNVCWSEKITQTGGFTTESVASAGSESRQPHHQTSGSSNPSSPLSFNRKSSLRQRVTSNQTTDELRPSCSAPGPGSGTTSGSVAATSTLTQVPNGAGLTCQELLALSGALGAALPTPLALPNYPSDEPKTAVMVVAPVAAKHSNNHKCNNQLLAPPGMMPILPTLAMSLWPEPFQDPGRSGDDHWTTIPCVNNRKPAETAETAVDVETDNEDDRNCICCSSDDEEYSASDEEAGSEDQNEDYYEEDEEQRGASVEVFEHRRSPLSRYWSLVKEYYKTFQRSVKALVEHKYFQQGLLGAILINTLSMGIEYHNQPEELTLTVEFSNIVFSAIFAIEMLLKVIAEGPLNYIGNGFNVFDGVIVILSLVEVFQSLNRFEGDDGGSSGLSVLRTFRLLRILKLVRFMPNLRRQLIVMLRTMDNVAVFFALLLLFIFIFSILGMNLFGCKFCRKTSDQSTSCDRKNFDSLLWAIVTVFQILTQEDWNVVLFNGMEKTSHWAALYFVALMTFGNYVLFNLLVAILVEGFSAERTERLEREQREQARQERHAARALATAAALSIQDEATSGGSCHGDQETGPPAPENCSPDSPSSADGVGCHQQELQHDNYFSRSSVTEESCSPVGYCANDIAVEDVLVSVVDSAQLADLLLEEERKQAKLALLESQQQRRLKENSYNAIQEQQRRESLYSKSHHDCANNPNHYDPKSNIERETILFCQPQSSVVPRSEFQTRTTNGSDRMETHPSATASQHLLLPPTTAPIITHTAATPQGSPNATLDSICSHRESAPCVRLSPLKSVKLVGVSPPRRTSVEGSPLHGDTGINLGLETLGSPSLLRTPSNRSCASSRSSRRSSLNPIMPSRGILSRKSSLAAPSGGGMVSSPEESADTNSLLPLSSSEMLGGGSGVLRQGSKKLWRRLSSRDTAGIPTNGSHADLEAELEEDHASNAGNYSLLNNLNNQRQPSNHDRLACNGSAQHDGIHQPFTRKPILSHQNSFGSPTTLSPQNSIRSNGSSPRSPSPGFNNLAPNNNNNGSNLNFSIGEGQTGANSTTTKTEEEVVVKKRLIVRLYERFPQLKKREDYALFILSPENSIRRSCSTLVRKSWFDHTILFFIGLNCVTLAMERPLIPPDSFERAFLSVSNYVFTFVFAIEMILKVMAVGMFYGPSAYFDSGWNIMDGLLVSVSIVDILMSLLSSGSPRIFGILRVFRLLRSLRPLRVINRAPGLKLVVQTLLSSLKPIGNIVLICCTFFIIFGILGVQLFKGSFFYCEGPNIRSVRNRTDCLAADPRNMWVNRAYNFDDLGQALMALFVLSSKDGWVNIMYTGLDAVGVDQQPIENYSEWRLIYFISFLLLVGFFVLNMFVGVVVENFHRCREEQEKEERARRMAKRARKMEKKRRIGTVVALNDVVIDGTDPGPKPRAVRTEMRRPPYYTNYSRSRLVIHNVVTSKYFDLAIAAVIGLNVVTMAMEFYLMPPELESALRIFNYFFTAVFIIESVCKVVALGVRRYIKDRWNQLDVAIVILSIVGIVLEEMKSDLIPINPTIIRVMRVLRIARVLKLLKMAKGIRSLLDTVMQALPQVGNLGLLFYLLFFIFAALGVELFGRLECDDDHPCQGLGEHAHFANFGIAFLTLFRVATGDNWNGIMKDTLRENCDPSADCIRNCCVSRIIAPIFFVIFVLMAQFVLVNVVVAVLMKHLEESHKQTAEEKIQTPTTETDGDTDDDVLEEDPPESNAYPMITLSVDSETEAEVRIEEEEEEEEEDATSSVCSP, from the exons GTGGTTCGAGAGGATCAGCATGGCCGTCATCTTTTTCAACTGCGTCACGTTGGGCATGTACCAGCCCTGTATCGACCAGGTCTGCAACACCAATCGATGCCGCATCCTCCAG ATGCTGGATGATTTCATATTTGCCTTCTTCGCCCTGGAGATGTCCATCAAAATGATCGCCATGGGTGTTTACGGTAAAGGAACTTACCTGGCCGAAACGTGGAACAGGCTCGATTGTTTTATCGTCATCGCCGG AGCGGTGGAATATTGCTTGGATATGGAGAACATGAATTTATCCGCCATCCGGACCATCCGAGTTTTGCGGCCACTAAGAGCTATCAACCGAATACCCA GCATGAGGATATTGGTGATGCTGTTACTGGATACATTACCCATGCTTGGCAATGTTCTGTTGCTCTgctttttcgtctttttcatCTTCGGCATCGTCGGTGTCCAGCTCTGGGCTGGTATTCTTCGTCAGAGGTGCTACCTTGATCTACCGAAGGGCATTGTCCCACCAGCCACATT CACGACCATCGACCGAACTCTGCCCATCTTTTACAAACCCAAGACCCACTACAG GCCTCTGTCCAGCTATTATAAAGTGCAAGAGACGGAGAAGGACTACATTTGTTCCCTGGCCAAAGACAGTGGGATGCATACATGCGCCTCGCTGCCTCACACCAAATCTGACGGGCGAGTGTGCAATGACAGCGTCGTGCCTGGCATACCCGTTGGAATGGACGGTCTCTCAGTCAACGGCTCTTGTATCAATTGGAATCAATACTACACCGATTGTAGAGCTGGTGAAAAGAATCCTTTCCAGGGAGCCATATCCTTTGATAACATCGGTTTGGCTTGGGTTGCCATCTTTCTA GTCATTAGTCTTGAAGGATGGACCGACATCATGTACTACGTCCAGGATGCCCACTCTTTCTGGGACTGGGTTTACTTTGTCCTCCTTATTGTG ATCGGCTCGTTCTTCATGATCAACCTGTGCCTGGTGGTAATAGCCACGCAGTTCTCCGAGACGAAGAAGCGGGAAATGGAGCGGATGCGTCTGGAACGGGCGCGCTACCAATCGACGTCCACATTGGCCAGCACGTCGGCCAGCGAGTCAACTTCATGCTACCGGCAGATCATCAAGTACATTGCACATTTGTGGCGGAGGAGCAAGCGACGTATACTCAGACGATACAGAGCCTACCGCAGCCGGAAGAAGctgcagcaacagcaacaacagctgGATCACCCACAATACGGCAAACAACAATCAGCGACGCATTCGCTCAGTTTAAGGACGCGGAGGAAACAGCAACGGCGcaggaagaggaggaggaggcggAGCAGGCATCCGCATCCTGAATGCCCTAAACATGGCGCCCAACAacaagagcaacaacaacaacatcaacatcaaTTGCAGAGAAATAGCCAATGTTCTAGCAGCTATCGAGTACCGTCCGTAAGTTCACAGGTAGCGTTGAGAATCAATGATGGGCCGGCTTCGCCTCTCGATTCGCCCGTCCCCATACTCTCAAATGCTCGGCGCGCCAGCGTTGCCGTCTCCATCGACCATCACCATCAGCGATCCTCTCCATTCCTCTCGCCCAGAG GATCTTTGGCAATGGCCGATGATTCGTCAGATTCGTCGCAGTTGTTGACGCCAAGGACGCCTAGGCGTCGCCGAAGTAGTGTTATGTTTAGTGACGTTGTCGTCGCTCACGGCATGAGTAACAGTGTGGCCGATGTCAATGTCTGCTGGAGCGAGAAGATCACCCAGACGGGCGGTTTCACTACGGAATCGGTTGCATCCGCCGGAAGTGAATCTCGTCAGCCACATCATCAGACATCTGGTTCGTCTAATCCGTCGTCACCGCTGTCGTTCAATCGCAAATCGTCATTGAGGCAACGAGTCACATCCAACCAGACGACCGACGAACTACGGCCCAGTTGTTCAGCCCCGGGTCCAGGATCCGGTACGACATCTGGTAGCGTTGCAGCGACGTCCACCTTGACACAAGTCCCAAATGGAGCTGGTCTAACCTGTCAAGAATTGCTGGCTCTTAGTGGAGCCCTTGGGGCAGCGCTGCCCACTCCTTTAGCGTTGCCCAACTATCCGTCGGATGAGCCGAAAACTGCGGTAATGGTTGTTGCTCCGGTCGCGGCCAAACATAGCAACAACCATAAATGCAATAACCAGTTATTGGCACCGCCGGGCATGATGCCCATCTTACCAACTCTGGCCATGTCTCTTTGGCCGGAACCGTTTCAAG ACCCTGGACGTAGCGGCGACGATCATTGGACAACGATCCCGTGCGTGAACAACAGGAAGCCGGCAGAGACGGCAGAGACGGCAGTTGACGTGGAGACGGACAATGAAGACGATAGGAATTGCATTTGCTGCTCATCGGACGACGAGGAATATTCAGCGTCCGATGAAGAGGCCGGTTCGGAAGATCAAAACGAAGACTATtacgaagaagatgaagaacaaCGAGGAGCATCCGTCGAAGTGTTTGAGCATCGTCGTTCGCCCTTGTCTCGCTATTGGTCGCTCGTCAAGGAATATTATAAAACGTTCCAGCGGAGTGTCAAAGCCCTCGTCGAGCACAAGTACTTCCAGCAGGGACTTTTGGGAGCCATTCTCATCAATACGCTCAGCATGGGCATCGAATATCACAACCAG CCAGAAGAACTGACGCTGACAGTCGAATTTAGCAACATCGTTTTCTCAGCCATTTTCGCCATTGAGATGCTGCTCAAAGTGATCGCCGAAGGTCCGCTCAACTACATCGGCAACGGTTTCAACGTCTTTGACGGTGTTATCGTCATTCTCAG TTTGGTGGAAGTGTTTCAGAGCTTGAATCGCTTCGAAGGGGATGACGGTGGCAGTTCGGGCCTTTCGGTTTTGAGGACGTTTCGTCTTTTGCGCATCTTGAAATTAGTCCGTTTCATGCCAAACTTGCGTCGTCAATTGATCGTCATGTTGCGCACAATGGACAATGTGGCCGTCTTCTTCGCCTTGCTCCTGCTCTTCATTTTCATATTCAG CATTTTGGGCATGAATTTGTTCGGCTGCAAATTTTGTCGCAAAACCAGCGACCAGTCGACGAGTTGCGACCGTAAAAACTTCGACTCCCTCCTGTGGGCCATAGTGACCGTGTTTCAG ATTTTGACCCAAGAAGATTGGAATGTTGTTCTATTCAATGGCATGGAGAAGACAAGCCATTGGGCAGCGCTTTATTTCGTGGCGCTCATGACATTTGGCAACTATGTCCTGTTCAATCTCCTAGTCGCCATTCTCGTCGAAGGCTTCTCCGCTGAG AGAACGGAGCGACTGGAACGTGAACAGCGTGAGCAGGCCAGACAGGAACGCCATGCAGCAAGAGCTCTTGCCACGGCTGCGGCTTTGTCAATCCAAGATGAGGCAACATCGGGTGGCTCTTGTCACGGGGATCAGGAGACGGGTCCACCGGCACCTGAAAATTGTTCGCCCGATTCGCCGTCGTCTGCCGACGGTGTTGGGTGTCATCAACAAGAGCTGCAGCACGACAACTATTTCTCGAGATCTTCGGTGACGGAGGAGAGTTGCAGTCCTGTCGGCTACTGTGCCAATGACATCGCGGTCGAAGACGTATTGGTCTCCGTCGTCGATAGCGCCCAGCTGGCCGACTTACTACTCGAG GAGGAACGCAAACAAGCCAAACTGGCACTATTGGAGTCTCAACAACAGCGCCGACTCAAGGAGAATTCGTACAATGCCATTCAGGAGCAACAGCGCCGTGAATCTTTATACAGTAAGAGTCATCACGATTGCGCTAACAATCCCAACCATTACGATCCAAAGTCAAACATCGAACGAG AAACGATCCTGTTCTGTCAGCCGCAGTCATCTGTTGTTCCTCGATCGGAATTTCAAACGCGGACGACAAATGGATCGGATAGGATGGAAACGCATCCGAGCGCAACTGCGTCGCAGCATTTATTGCTTCCGCCAACGACAGCTCCGATCATCACCCACACAGCCGCCACTCCGCAAGGATCTCCAAATGCCACGCTCGATTCCATTTGCAGTCACAGGGAAAGCGCGCCGTGCGTCAGACTATCTCCGTTGAAGTCGGTCAAGTTAGTAGGCGTGTCTCCGCCACGTCGTACTTCGGTAGAAGGTTCTCCTTTACACGGAGATACTGGTATCAATTTG GGACTCGAGACGTTGGGTTCGCCGTCTTTACTGCGAACGCCGAGCAACAGATCCTGCGCTAGCTCCAGATCGTCTAGACGATCGAGTTTGAATCCCATCATGCCCAGTCGAGGTATTCTCAGCAGAAAGAGCAGCCTGGCTGCCCCCTCAGG GGGAGGAATGGTATCATCGCCGGAAGAGTCAGCCGATACCAATTCATTGTTGCCTTTATCGTCCTCGGAGATGCTGGGCGGCGGAAGTGGCGTCCTTCGCCAGGGCAGCAAGAAATTGTGGAGGCGGCTGTCATCGCGGGATACGGCTGGCATCCCCACTAATGGATCGCATGCCGATCTGGAAGCTGAGCTGGAAGAGGACCACGCATCCAACGCGGGCAATTACAGCCTTCTAAACAACCTGAACAACCAACGACAACCGAG TAATCATGATCGACTTGCCTGTAATGGCAGCGCCCAACACGATGGAATTCACCAGCCATTCACGCGGAAACCGATTCTGTCTCATCAGAATTCTTTCGGCAGTCCGACAACATTGAGTCCGCAGAATTCTATCCGCAGTAACGGCTCGTCGCCGCGGAGTCCATCACCCGGATTCAATAACCTGGCG CcgaataacaacaacaacggcaGTAATTTGAATTTCTCCATCGGAGAAGGGCAAACGGGGGCCAACAGCACGACAACCAAAACAGAGGAGGAAGTGGTAGTGAAGAAACGGCTAATTGTTCGCCTTTATGAACGATTCCCTCAACTCAAGAAGCGGGAAGACTACGCCCTCTTTATTCTGTCGCCGGAAAATtc CATTCGGCGGTCATGTAGTACGTTGGTGAGAAAGAGTTGGTTCGACCATACAATCCTGTTTTTCATCGGATTGAATTGCGTCACGTTGGCCATGGAACGGCCGCTCATTCCACCCGATTCGTTCGAGCGTGCCTTCCTCTCCGTGTCCAACTATGTCTTCACTTTTGTCTTTGCCATCGAAATGATTTTGAAAGTCATGGCCGTCGGCATGTTTTACGGCCCAAGTGCTTATTTTGATTCCGGATGGAACATCATGGACGGTCTCCTCGTCAGCGTGTCCATCGTTGATATTCTCATGTCACTTTTGTCTAGCGGCAGTCCGCGCATCTTTGGCATACTCAGA GTCTTCCGGCTGCTGCGATCCTTGAGGCCGTTGCGAGTCATCAACCGAGCGCCCGGCTTGAAATTGGTGGTGCAAACCTTACTATCTTCTTTGAAACCCATCGGAAACATTGTGCTCATTTGCTGCACTTTCTTCATCATCTTCGGAATCCTCGGAGTCCAG TTATTCAAAGGGAGTTTCTTCTACTGTGAGGGGCCCAACATCCGTTCGGTCCGCAATCGAACGGATTGTTTGGCGGCGGATCCTCGCAACATGTGGGTCAATCGCGCCTACAATTTCGATGACCTCGGACAGGCCCTAATGGCCCTTTTCGTCCTTTCGTCCAAAGATGGCTGGGTCAACATTATGTACACTGGGCTAGACGCCGTCGGTGTCGATCAACAG CCGATCGAGAATTACAGCGAGTGGCGCTTAATCTACTTCATCTCGTTTCTGCTGTTGGTCGGTTTCTTCGTGCTCAACATGTTCGTCGGTGTCGTCGTCGAGAATTTCCATCGTTGCCGTGAAGAACAGGAGAAGGAGGAGCGAGCTCGGCGGATGGCGAAGCGGGCGcgcaaaatggaaaaaaagcGCAGAA TTGGTACTGTAGTCGCACTCAATGACGTCGTCATCGATGGCACTGACCCCGGACCTAAGCCCAGAGCCGTGAGAACGG AGATGCGACGGCCTCCCTACTACACCAACTATTCACGTTCGCGGCTAGTCATTCACAATGTGGTGACGTCCAAGTACTTTGACTTGGCCATCGCCGCTGTTATTGGTCTTAACGTCGTCACAATGGCCATGGAATTTTACCTTATGCCACCT GAACTGGAATCGGCGCTGCGCattttcaattatttcttCACGGCCGTCTTCATCATCGAATCCGTCTGCAAAGTCGTGGCCTTGGGAGTGCGACGGTACATCAAGGATCGCTGGAATCAGCTAGACGTCGCCATCGTCATCCTGTCTATCGTTGGCATCGTTTTAGAGGAGATGAAATCCGATTTAATTCCAATTAATCCCACAATCATCCGCGTTATGCGCGTTTTGCGGATAGCCAGAG TGTTGAAGTTGCTGAAAATGGCCAAAGGAATCCGCTCTTTGCTGGACACAGTGATGCAAGCACTTCCGCAAGTCGGCAACTTGGGACTCTTGTTCTACTTGctattcttcatttttgctGCCCTTGGAGTCGAATTGTTTGGTCGTTTGG AATGTGATGACGACCATCCGTGCCAAGGTCTTGGCGAACACGCCCACTTTGCAAACTTTGGCATCGCTTTCTTGACATTGTTCCGCGTGGCGACGGGCGACAACTGGAACGGCATCATGAAGGACACACTGCGTGAAAACTGCGACCCGTCGGCCGATTGTATCAGGAACTGCTGCGTATCCCGCATTATCGCGCCCATCTTTTTCGTCATTTTTGTCCTGATGGCTCAGTTTGTCCTGGTCAACGTCGTCGTCGCTGTTCTCATGAAACACCTAGAAGAATCGCACAAACAG ACGGCGGAAGAAAAGATTCAGACGCCCACTACCGAAACGGATGGTGATACCGACGATGATGTCTTGGAGGAAGACCCACCTGAATCCAATGCCTATCCGATGATAACATTGAGCGTGGACAGTGAAACGGAAGCCGAAGTcagaatagaagaagaagaagaagaagaagaagaagatgcaaCATCATCTGTCTGCAGTCCATGa